tttactattttgggtcaccctgaccttgacctttgacctagtgacctgaaaatcaataggggtcatctgcgagtcatgatcaatctacctatcaagtttcatgatcctagccataagtgttcttgagttatcatccggaaaccattttactatttcgggtcaccgtgaccttgaccttagatctagtgatctcaaaatcaataggggtcatctgcgagtcatgatcaatgtacctatgaagtttcatgatcctaggcctaagcgttcttgagttatcatccggaaaccatctcgTGGACGGACATaaggacatacggacggacggaccgacatgagcaaaacaatataccccctcttcttcaaaggggggcataataaatatgtttacttcAAATATTAAATGCATTCATGACTATAAACAAACAATGCAACAGATTTTTTACAagaaatttaaaatgcaaaaactGTGAACAGAAATGCAGTATGGGTAATGTCATTCTATACTGTATACATGTAGATAACAATGAAAAACCTTCCATATGAATCTATCATCTTTAAAAATGTAACAATGCAACGTCATAAAAAACTGAACCACGTTATGACAATCGATGAAGTAAACTAATGAAATAAATGCACAGAGATCAATTTGAAATCTCAGCATCTCACAAAATCTAAATGTACAGCTTATGGGTGGCAATGTCACCCCACTTGTTTTGAGAAAAGTCCGCACATTCTTTAACAAGACTGCACTTTCTTCATACAGATTATATATGTTTAGAGTTCCTTGGAACAGCAAAGTGTCACTCCACACTTTAGATACATGTAATTTATCCCTGCTTTTTTTCCCACACATTCCCCCATTTTTTATAAAATCTTATCCAaataatgttaaaacaataaaaataaaaacattttggaaaacaTTGACAAAAACTGCACAGTCATTATCTAAAATACCAGTATTAAAATTTTCAGCACatacatgtactttgttttaaaagctggtttgatgtaaataaaattaaaatattcaagtGTCACCTGCCTATTTACACAAAGCATGTATGCAGAGAATTACACGAAtgatataataatttcaaaactgtatttcatttaaatataacactttcaGTAAAATGCAAAACAGTGCTTATCCCCACATATCTATCTATAATATCTTCAAACCATACACATGAGTTAtccttttaaataatattaattacgTAAGTAGGTTCAAAATTAATAATAGTTTTTTCACAAGGATACTTCGACTAATTTGCATGCAGATCTACCAATAAAATAAGACAAAGATTATTGATAAACATCAAATGTGTATTTCAAAGTAAAAATTTACTTTGCAAAAACATACATgttatttacaacataatttTCATGCTGCATCTACATCttcattatttttacaaaatgtgcACATCACAGAAAACAGAGAAAACAAATTTGCACCACATAATTATAGcacataaaacattgttttgttttttatacttAACACAGTTTATTAATCCAATGCTCTGtctaaaaataacaatttaaacatagTTCACTTAACAGAGTGTGATTCTGGTCAAaggtttattaaaaaaagaacccTTTCTTCTTCGTGTAAAAAACTGCACTAATTTTGCCAGCAAAACCTAGGTGTGCAGCttcaaaataattcaatgcacTTTCACATTTTCCCACAAATCATCACACTTCAAATCAATATCATGCATTGATGAAATTAATTCTGAAGACAATTTCAGAATGTGCAATTCTCAATAATCCGAACTCATCTCCAAATTTCTTGATCCAAAGAACAGTAATTTAAATAAAGATGGCATCATTTGTCATTTGCTGTCGTTTCATTGGCTGACTGCCAATTGGCGGCACTGGACTTGAGATCCCCTCTGACCAATCAGAATGCGCCGAATGGGGCGAGCTGCTGGACCAGTGCCCGGGTGAATCTCCCGGACAATCCGGCGAAGGTGTGAGAATATTTTCCGGAATCCCATTCATTCCCTGCTGCGGGGATGTGCTGTCCGTACCAAGGTAGCTGTGCTGAGACGGTGGGGTGGGATAAGGCTGCATGTGCTGTATTTGAATGGGTGTCGACACCTTCTGCTGGTGAATGTCATAGAGCATGAATGTCTGCATGTTGTGGTGCCGCGAAGAGTCCAACATCgcctgctgatgatgatgctgttgttgctgctggaGATGCTGATCGTACGTGTAGGCGTCCATGTGATGCTGATGGGGGCTTTTCTGTGGGCGATTTCGTTGCGAGAGTTGCTGCATAGCGAGATAATGTGGGGGCGAAGTGGGAAGCTGTTTTCCGCCCTTCATTGGCGAGTGTTTCCCGTCCATTCCCATGGAGCTGCTGTGAGATGAATTACTGGATGGGGGAGTGGGGATTGACGACGTCATCGTCATTGGCGACATAGAGACCTGGTGTTGCTGGTTCTGTAACCAGTCTGAAGATTGCAGCATCTCCATGTGTCGCTGGGCCTCCAACATTGAGTCCGGTTTCTTGTAGTGGTTCGACATAACACAATGATCATCCATACGATTCGTGATCTGCGAACAACTAACGCGAATGTCATCAATGCAGTTCAGCTGGGAATGATGAAGACCTAACATATTTCCCTGCCCAATCACATTGTCATACGTTGGCGACGTCATTTCATAGCCGTTCGGCGACTCCATGAGGTCACCTGGAGATAATGTTCCTATGGAAGACACTTCACCGTTTGTTCCTACCCTTTGTGAACCACCACTCTTCTTCTTACTTTTAGTTTTTCTCACATTCTTACCTCCATCAGGAGAGTAAGAAGAGTGACTGTCCTTCATTTGTCCATTATTTTTATTTCTCCTCTGCTTGTTCTTGCTCTTGTGTGGATGCAGAAGAGCGTGCAGCCCATTGGGAGACGTTGCTAAACCGTTATGCAACTGCATCCCACCAGGTGACGGTATTCGATACTCTTCCAACATGTGAAGAATATCATTATGAAGTCTCTCAGCCGCTACGTCCCTTGGCAACCTGTCCATGTGGTCGGCAATTTCCCGGTTTGCATAGTGATCCAGTAAAATCTTCGCCGTTTCATAACTGCCCTCCTTGGCTGCCAAGAACAATGGTGTCTCATCCTGAAAGATGAAAAAGACAGATGATCAATCACATATGTATAACAATTAAAGCCATGTTTTGGGAAagcttggcttaatgcatgtgcgttaagttttgCCAAAGAACAGCCTGAAGAGTCCCTATGGGCTTATCAGGGGAACACTCTCTGCTTCTTTATGgaatgtttatttaaagatagtctcttctgaACACAAATCCAGTTGAGattaaaagtgttgtccctgattatcctgtacagactgcacgtggtgcatactgcacatgctaatctgggatgacacttaacgcacatgcaataagccctgttttcacagaatgaggctAATTATTGCTAAAGACCTCTTTTTTCAGGACAACAGAAGTGATGAATAGCTCCAGGAACCACAAACCAGAACATGAAGCAAGTTCTAATAATCACTGCATAGAAATTCTAAGAAATTAATGttgaaaaaaagagaaacaagTTGGTGTTTAAGGACAAAGAGTATGTTGTTGAAGTATGTACAGATTGTACTTACAAGGGTGTTGGTAGCATACAATTATTGAAGACACATTATCTGATTAATAACTAAACACAAACAACTTTTAATTGAGACCCCATACCTTCTGATTCTGTGCATCCCTATTAGCACCATGTTGGAGCAGAATCAACGTGGCTTCTGCATTGTTAACGGCTGCCGCCCAATGAAGCGCAGTTTTGCCGTTGTCATCCATGGCGTTAATGTCCGCCTCTGCATTGATAAGTTCCTCCACCATCCCCTCGATAGCGAGACGAGCAGCCAGGATCAGAGGGGTAGTTCCGTCATGAGTGCGAGCATTCAAATTCGTTAAGCGATTCCGCAACAAGATCTGCAAGAGTTGACATCATCTTATAGAGTATAAGTTTAGGCTTAATAAACAGGTTTTTATATTGTTAcactgcaataacaaaaatgaatGTTGTGCCATAATGGGTTTCAGCAATCTGATTTGTTAAATGTTTCTGCAACAAAATCTATAAATGATAAATAAGgagaaattaatttaaacaaccCCAAATATTGGGCAGTTTTGAGAAATCTGCAATGTAGTGTCATAAATATTTAggtgattttgaaaataatatataaatctaAGATAAGAATATTATGGGGAGTTCCAGTCATATTTAACATTCTTATACAGtctatttgtaaaaatatgtaataTCACAAGCATTTGCATCATTGATTTGAAATGTCAGAGCGAGATGGGCTTAAAAGATTTATtccaaacaagatatgtgtttgtcggaaacactatgtccccttctgtgcgGCTTTGAAGCTatgtatttgaccttgaaagatgaccttgacctttcaccactcaaaatgtgcagctccatgagatacacatgcatgccaaatatgaagttactatcttcaatattgcaaaagtaatggcaaaatgttaaaagttggagcaaacaaacacacaaacacacaacccaaccaaccaacaaacagggcaaaaacaatatgtcccccactatagtggtgggggacataaaaaaaaggTATCTCTTTTTACCTGAAACACGCCTTGTGCATCGGCAGCAACTGCAGTGTGTAGAGGGGTTCTACCAGAGGCATCTTGAGCGTTCGAGTCTGCCCCAGCGTCCAGTAACGCCTTTGCAGCATCTGCACGAGCGTAACGTGCGGCCAGGTGCAGGGAAGTCTCTCCTAGAGGAATAAAGTACTCAACATTTGAATCAACATTGAAACTCagaatgtgaaaaaaaaatactttcatgTCAGTAGGAATTCAGAAATGTATTTGATAGCAAAAGTGGAAACTTCCCCTGTTTGCAATTATTGTGTTACGAAACGGACAAGAGAATAAAAAAATCATGTGAATACAGTTACAGGGGAATTAGTTAGTCAACCAACAGTTCATAGTTTTCGGTCACTTTAATAGTTTAACAAAAATGAAAGTTTGATAAACCTTAAAAAGGTGttaaacttattaaatattaagaaaaactCATTTATCATTAGTTAAGAATGAATAATAGGATAAAATAGTTGTAATACTGAGACCATTTAAAGGGAAAACAATAGTCTCTACAGGAGAAACAAACTCCAGGTAAACTTACCTGTGCGATCAGTTTGGGCATTAATAGCAGCCCCCTGCATGAGAAGGGAGCGAATAATTTCCGGCGACTTCTCGTCAGATTCCTCGCTGTCGCCGGTGGAAGAAGTCGCCCCTGACCCACTGCTCTCATTGTCCAATCCAGCGTCCGGTCCCATGCCTCGTATGGCCGCCAGCATTAGTGGCGTGAATCCGTCCGGGCCACGGACATCTACATCCTTAGAGTTCAACTCATCGCCACTCGGTGGTGTCAGAACGTTTGCTGCCTCCAGGTGCTGGGTTGTCCACTGACGCGTGTCAGAGTCGTCCGTTGTGGACTCGCCTTGTTGCTCCATCTGATTTTAAGAATTATGTGTGcttattgtttcatatttattcGAGTTTTCTTTTAAGTAAAAGTTTCAGTATGAACAAATAATGTGTTTATAGTTAATACTTGAGATGTTATTTTGTCTCGAAAAGTTCGATAAATCCCAGGGATGTTGTTTCAGATACACcaactgaaacaaattataagTGACTCTAATGTTCAAGAGTTTTACCACTTACCTTAATGCGCTTGGCAGGGTGGGGCTCCCAGTCGTCGACAGTCATGTTGTCATTGTTGTCCACCTTGTCAATGGAGCCCTTGCTGATATTCCTGACGTGAAAAGAAACGGGATCCATTTATAATTGTAACTAGCATTCCTCATAATAAATTCACAAATGgtcattattttttcattatttttattgcattttcgtATAAAAAAAGATTTGATTTACTATTACGCAGATTTTCATTCACCTGTGTTCATACAATTTTGACCAGACTTATGAAGACGACATACAAAAAATGGCAAATTTTTCGTACCACTTTATAACTCCGACATATGAGCCAGTACACTAATGAATGAATTTTAACAGAATAATCAATTTTATCAAAGCATTTTGATAAAATAGCATATAAAATTACAATCAGCCatatataaaacaactatttattcTTATAACTTCCTCATATTCCTTCATGATATATGTGTTAAATAACATTCTTATTTccaatttttttgtttcttaaacgatatttttcccaataattaatatgttttcaCTGCGTTGTTTGGAAAACAAAACTTCCAGTTGAAATTCAGAATTTCAGAAACTGACAATTCGGTTATTAAATGATGAACACTATCAATATACATGCaatacattgatataatttttcaacTTTAGTATTGAAAAAGTTGTCATGCTCATAAATAATAACAAGGCTATTTTTATACACTGCTGCATTTTAAGGCTATGAAGGCTCGGTGACATGAACATGGACAGATAATCCTCGCAGAATAGGTATTCAAGAGTGGTTGTACACAAATGCACAATATAAACTTCTTTTTTCTATTGGAAGCCTTACTTCATTTCCTCCCCACCGTCCGGCCCATGTCGCTTGGATGACATCCTTGACGATGAACTGGCCTCACTTCCTCGCGAGAACCATCCCTCGGGAAACCATGTGATCCCTCGCACACGCTTTCTGCTGATGACAAGAACGATAACCAACGAAAGAATGATGACTGCTGCTATCGCTATTGTGATGACTAAAGGGGTAGATAGAGAGGTCTTGGGTGGGTCTGTTTGTGTTCCTGGAGGAGCATCACCTGAAAGATGGGAAAATGACAGAAAAATAGATACAAGTTCAAATTAATAATGGATAGAGAGGCAAGATCAATTGAATAATGGATAAATAGGTGAAAGTTCAATTTAATGATGGAGAGATAGGTGCAAGTTCACATCACTGATAGAAAGGTAAATAAATgttctgttaaataattaataatctaATGTTCCATTAAATGATGGATgatttacaaacaaaatacatttacttaGTGAAGTCACTTACATGTGCTTAGTCTGACATGGTTAATAGTCATTACACACCTGACACGCTGACAACAGGTAGTGGCGTAGTCCAGCGGTTTTGCAACGCTGCAACTATGAACTCTGCAGCCGACTGCGCCGTGTCGAAACATTCATGAAATCCTTCTGTCAGGCATGGTTGGATATCAATGATCAGGTGTATGATTGTTCTGAAAATTGTCATCAAACTTCTTTTTGAAGAAATAAGAACAAATTATTGCTTTCGTGAACTAAACATGAACTGTCCTTTAATTTACAAATATGAAAGTAGATAGTTGGTTTTTAAAACTACTCAAATACTAAATTCAACCATTATACAACTAATATCAATGCTTATTAATTATATTTCTAAACACTTTCCGAATGACAATATTTCTCAACAAATCATTCCCTAatgaatatttcttaaaatatttttctgaACACTTTCCCGGTGacaatatattttaacacatcTTTCTGAATACTTTCCCAATGACAGTATTTCTCAACAAAACATTCCAAATTTGATGGATACTGGCCCTTCAATAGCAAACACAAATACTCAACCAAAAccattaattattcatatttgaGACTTAGTGTGATGCCTAGAATCATTGTTAGGTCAAAATACATTGGGCATGACCCATTCCTAAAACATTGAAGAAAATACAATCGCTGTAAAAGCAAGAGATGCTCACCCTTGCACATCCCCAGCGCGACGTCTCCGACCGCCTTGACCCCCCTCCTTGGTCCACGGGTACACCATTTTATTGCCATTGCCGTCAAGCTTTATCATGACAACAGCCCGCAGCAGGTGCCCCAGCTTGCGCAGGAACTCTTTGGACATGTTGAGGAAGTCTTGCGGCGGCACGCCCACGACGATCACAAGGGTACCAAACACAAGTCTCTCTGGCTCCTTGCTGCAGTCCAGGCCGTCCCAATTACAGGCAGCCGTGTTGCAACCTGCGGGAAAGCGtgttatttcttacataaatttagAAAATTTTCAAACCAGTTGAAATCACCTACcctaactagagctttgtcacagacgtgacgaatacccccacatgccgcattgacacagaatattttgcatgttgtcttcacaaaaaacagcggaaaccatgctcaatgtttaaaacacactaagtgaccccgtgacctggtttttgaccctgcatggcccatgttcaaacttgacataCACATCTACCTAtcttagatacaacttctaaccaagtgtggtgaagatcagatgaaaactacttgaattagagagcagacaccatgctgaatgtgtaaaacgtactaagtgatccagtgaccttgtttttgatccggcatgacccatattcgaacttgacctagacatctcctagatacaacttctgaccaagtttggtgaagatcggatgaaaactacttgaattagagagcggacacggagtgactgacagactgacagacagaacgaccgacagaccgaaagacatgctcactcctatatacccccctaaactttgtttagtGGGGGCATAATAAATCCATGTTAACTAAGATCACACATGTTGGGCAAAGATTTACACATTTTCTTATGAATTAGTAAAATACGTGGAAATCAGTTGGAACAGAGGAGGTTTTCCTGTCTATAATTTGCAAACCAAATCAAAGATTAGCTTCTATCTGTGGAAACAATTCAGAcagttttgttaaataaacatgGGTTTGTTCAAAACTATTACGAGCATACCTTTCTCACAGACTCCATTCCCGTACACCTCGGTGCAGTAGCGGTCATATATTGGGTTGCATTCACCAATTGACCGAATACAGTCAAAACCATCAAAAAGACAAGCCTCATTATCACACTGCGGGTCACACTTGCTGTCGTTGAAAACGTTCCAACACAATACGCCATCGGTCTTACAGTTCCCCCATGGCCTGTTTCCCGTTGCGCATTCGAAGTTATCATAGTTGCACTGTGGAATGTTGCATTCAGGCTAAAAAGAAACAATATTGGTCATTACTGTTCCCTGATTTGCTTTTATCATTCCACAAGTTTACCCCAAATAGgccaaaataaaacaaaccaaagTTAAATAagttttcaatgtttattaaaaGTTTTAAGTTAAAACTTAATTATAAAACTTTGCAAAAGTCCAGGCAACCATACCCAAAAAAGGAAGACAAAACACAAAACCTCACAACATGTAAATAATGCTTACATCACATTTCCCATTGTTTGCCTTCGATTCACAGCCaagctgtgaacacagaacaggAATTGTTGGAGGGTTTGTAGTGGCCTGTATGGGTTTACCAATACCAGGAGTTGCTGAAGAGCTGTAGACTTCACACCTGATACCCGTGTAATACATTGGGCAGAGGCATTCAAAGTaacctgaaaatataaaaatactacTTATAAACACAAACTTGccctaaaaaaaacaaccaatgaAATCTTGTGTACCTAAACAACAACGTAAGAAATCTAGCATAATCTTAAAACAACCAGTGCAATCTTGCttaccaaaacaacaacaaataaaatctTGCATAATGAACATCAGCCACTCAAATCTTGCGTACCAAAACAACAACCATTGAAATCTTAGTATAAAAACAGAaaccaactagagctttgtcacagacgtgacgaattcCCCcatatgccgcattgacacataatattttgcatgtcgtcttcacaaaaacagcggacaccatgctcaatttttaaaacgcactaagtgaccccttgacctagtttttgacccagaaaggcccatgttctaacttggccttaagatcatctccataaaacttctgaccaagtttggtgaagatcggattaaactacttgaattagaaggcggacaccatgctgaatgttaaaaaacgcactaagtgaccctgtgacctagttttgggcccggaatggcccatgttcaaacttgtcctagaaatcatttagataaaactttacctagacatcatctagatacaacttctaaccaagtttggtgaagattggatgaaaacttctttAATTAGAGAGGgtacaacattgtgatgtttaaaacgcactaagtgacccgtgaccttgtttttgacccgtcatgatccatattcaaacttgccctagacattatcaagatacaacttctgaccaattttattgaagattggataaaaactacttgaataagagagcggacaacatggtgaggtttaaaacacactaagtgaccccgtgacctagtttttgacccggcatggcccatgttcgaacttgacctacacatcatctagttacaacttctgaccaagtttggtgaagatcggatttaaactacttgaaatagagagcggacaccatactcaatgtgtaaaacgtactaagtgtccctgtgacctagtttttgacccggcaaggcccatgttctaacttggccttcagatcatctagataaaacttctgaccaagtttggtgaagatcggatgaaaactacttgaattagagagacgacaccatgctgaatgttaaaaaacgcactaagtgaccccgtgacctagtttttgacccggcaaggcccatgttcgaacttggccttaagatgatctagatacaacttctgaccaagtttggtgaagatcgaatgaaaactatttgaattagagagcggacaacatgctgaatgtttgaaacgcacttagtgaccccgtgacctagtttttgacccggcaaggcccatgttcaaacttggcctagacatcatgtagatacaacttctgaccaagtttggtaaagatcggatgaaaactacttgaattagagagcggaaacttaatacacaccga
This is a stretch of genomic DNA from Dreissena polymorpha isolate Duluth1 chromosome 7, UMN_Dpol_1.0, whole genome shotgun sequence. It encodes these proteins:
- the LOC127837147 gene encoding neurogenic locus notch homolog protein 1-like isoform X24 yields the protein MMLNWWIALAGLLQHLGTSKAFMSCDPNPCFNNVPCERSILGHLECKCGLKYVGEYCQTANPCLTAACQNNATCQIVTPANNLYSTVCLCPPGYNGTKCETLMKSSTCYISPCLHGGSCVNTHPQDLKQYRCDCPIGYMGMNCEIIDHCINQPCRNGGQCTTKPGGYTCTCPAGFTGSNCQDDIDECALNPNMCLNGGRCENQQGSYFCNCLSSYQGARCEAPYVPCNPDPCQNNGACLVTGPANYQCTCLSGFRGMNCEQNVDDCQGHKCQTGSTCIDGVGNYTCRCPPTFTGRFCDIDVDECKQTSNICKNGGTCQNMVGSFICVCVNGWNGTYCQNNIDDCQNNPCYNGGTCLDHVGYYKCMCPIGKTGLRCHLEDACVSQPCKGNSSVCSTSPLDGNPICTCGPGWSGRDCSQDVNECDTGTKCDVNIQECSSHPCIFGECHDLINDYRCVCEAQYTGKNCETQMKPCMPNKCQNNAQCIPQNNYTDYTCNCSGLGFQGRNCEIDVNECASCAQGTSCPCKFGTCRNTHGSYECVCSPGYEGRHCDSNHDDCFPNMCQNGATCEDRTGAYVCKCPSGFNGTRCEYDIDECLSAPCQNGAQCRDYANSYTCTCPLGFSGRNCEHNDDDCTNTTCLNRGQCIDGVNTYRCRCQTGYTGANCEHRVNPCDANHCMNGATCVNTDNGRSYCQCLVGFQGQQCEEFVDYCSMNVCMNGATCSQIANQYRCDCTPEYMGRVCDVRNVTCSIAAQLRNTSIQQLCNGRGTCYNEQSAHRCVCSSGYLGSYCEKQVDHCTNQPCQHGGTCRNSGGTYYCQCMQGYTGTNCEQNVNDCAQQPCANGGTCFDLLNDFICSCPSGTTGLLCENNQDDCKQNPCFNNGTCVDKVGGFLCQCPAGYVGQKCEGDINECLSNPCSPSGYLSCEQLLNDYKCNCKLGFTGRQCMTRINFCQASPCQNMASCQNNETGPICLCPPGFTGEFCERISTICDQVMCQNGGRCELKSETLFTCMCSYGWSGPYCETNVNECSSNPCLNFGQCLDRNGYFECLCPMYYTGIRCEVYSSSATPGIGKPIQATTNPPTIPVLCSQLGCESKANNGKCDPECNIPQCNYDNFECATGNRPWGNCKTDGVLCWNVFNDSKCDPQCDNEACLFDGFDCIRSIGECNPIYDRYCTEVYGNGVCEKGCNTAACNWDGLDCSKEPERLVFGTLVIVVGVPPQDFLNMSKEFLRKLGHLLRAVVMIKLDGNGNKMVYPWTKEGGQGGRRRRAGDVQGTIIHLIIDIQPCLTEGFHECFDTAQSAAEFIVAALQNRWTTPLPVVSVSGDAPPGTQTDPPKTSLSTPLVITIAIAAVIILSLVIVLVISRKRVRGITWFPEGWFSRGSEASSSSRMSSKRHGPDGGEEMKNISKGSIDKVDNNDNMTVDDWEPHPAKRIKMEQQGESTTDDSDTRQWTTQHLEAANVLTPPSGDELNSKDVDVRGPDGFTPLMLAAIRGMGPDAGLDNESSGSGATSSTGDSEESDEKSPEIIRSLLMQGAAINAQTDRTGETSLHLAARYARADAAKALLDAGADSNAQDASGRTPLHTAVAADAQGVFQILLRNRLTNLNARTHDGTTPLILAARLAIEGMVEELINAEADINAMDDNGKTALHWAAAVNNAEATLILLQHGANRDAQNQKDETPLFLAAKEGSYETAKILLDHYANREIADHMDRLPRDVAAERLHNDILHMLEEYRIPSPGGMQLHNGLATSPNGLHALLHPHKSKNKQRRNKNNGQMKDSHSSYSPDGGKNVRKTKSKKKSGGSQRVGTNGEVSSIGTLSPGDLMESPNGYEMTSPTYDNVIGQGNMLGLHHSQLNCIDDIRVSCSQITNRMDDHCVMSNHYKKPDSMLEAQRHMEMLQSSDWLQNQQHQVSMSPMTMTSSIPTPPSSNSSHSSSMGMDGKHSPMKGGKQLPTSPPHYLAMQQLSQRNRPQKSPHQHHMDAYTYDQHLQQQQQHHHQQAMLDSSRHHNMQTFMLYDIHQQKVSTPIQIQHMQPYPTPPSQHSYLGTDSTSPQQGMNGIPENILTPSPDCPGDSPGHWSSSSPHSAHSDWSEGISSPVPPIGSQPMKRQQMTNDAIFI